CTTGTCGGTGAGGGCCGGGCGCATGCCGAGCTGGTTGACGTGATAGTCCCAGCCCTTCTCGACGTAGGCGAGGACCTGCTGGGCCGTCTCCTTCTCGACCTCCTTGTAGTAGTGGACGAGTACCGGGAGCTTCTCGGAGCGGATCGAGTACGGGAACATCTCGTTGAAGTCGGGCCGCCCGCAGATGGGGGTTCCTTCCTCCAGGGGGTGCGTGTAGTCGAGGGGGTCGACCTGGGGGTCGTCATTCGAATCACAACCCGAGATGGCAAGACCCAGCCCGAGGCAGGCCACCCAGGGCAGGAGCCTGGAGGAGGTGAAGCGCGAGAGCATGCTTTCGTTCCTTTGAAGACGGCGCGTTGAAGGCGTGAGCGGATCGAATAGCAATGCGTGTGCCGGCCTCCTCGATGACTGCGCTCCAATTGGGAGGGGCAGATGGGTGGGCGGCTGACATGTCAGCGCGAGCGGATTGACGTGTCAGCGCGAGTGGCTGACACGTCGGGGCCTGTCGCGCGTCGACGTCCTCAAGCCAGGTCGCGCAGGTGGACGTCCAGGTGGGTATCCGAGGTGCCCAGGGTGCTCAGGTCATCGGTGGGGATGACGTAGCCCTGATCGGCGCCGACGTGCTTGCGGTAGAAGTCCACGACGCCCGGATCCTGGACGTTGGACGTGGTGGTCTTCTTGATGCCGTAGACGGAGCCATCGGCGTTGCGGGCCTTGACGGAATCGGGGGCGGAGGCCAGGAGGTTGTCCATGGTGCCGGACAGCTTGCCGCCACTCTGCGGCTTGATGGTCATGGCGGCGTTGTCGCCCTCGATGTAGCTCACGTCGTAGTAGGTCTGGTTGCCGCCGCCGTTGAACTTGACCTCGCCGAGCGTGGCCGCGGCCCCATCGCCGGACGTGCTGCGGAAGTTGCCGGACCAGCCCTGGGGGAACTCCACGGTCTGGGACTTGCCGGGTTGCAGCGTCACGGGGGCGACCTCCTTGTCACCGGCGTTCGGCGTGAACTTGATGGTCATCGGCGACTTGCCATCGTTGGTGAAGGTCATCGTGTTGCCCTGCTTCGAGGACGAAGGGCCGCCAGCCGAAGAGGCTCCCTCCGGCTTGGAGACCTGGGCGCTCGGGGCGGCCGGCGCGCTGGGGGCGACCGGCGCGCTTGGGGCGGCGGAGGCCTGGGGTGCTCCCTGGAGCAGCGACTGGAGGCCAGGGGCGCCACTGTCCACGCCACCAATCTCCGGCACCTCACCACCAGGAATCGACAGCGAGTCACCCGTGGCGTCACCGTTCAATCCGCCCAGCAGGTCCTTGCACAGGGTCACCAGCTGCTGCGCCACCTGATTGAGCAGCTGGTCCATCTCGGCCACACCGCCCGCCTTCGTCGCGCTCAGAGGGGAGTCGAATCCATCGGCCTGGAACAACTGCTCCAGGGGATTGCTCTGCTGCGAGCTCTGGAGTGCCGACACGCCCTTGCCCTGGCAGGAGGAGACCGACTCGGTGCCAGTCGTGCTCGGGATGGACGGGGAGAAGACGGGCGACCTGGAGATGGGGGAGAGCGCCATGGCGGGGTTTCCTCGGGAGCGAAGTGGAAGTGAGCGGCCACTTGCCGGCAGCACGAGCCACCATGAAGCAGGAGGTGTGCCAACGCTCACTTCCCTCTCGAGTCCCTCTTGTGGGAGGCAGGTCCTGGTGACCGCCGTCACCATCGGAGGGGCCGCGAATCTGGTGACTGCCGTCACGCCCTGGTGACTGCTGTCACCACCCTCAGCTCCCCGTGCTGATGAACCGGACCTTCTCCACGCCCTCGATCATCTCCAGGGCGAACTGGGCGGAGGTGAAACCACTTCCGCCCAGCCGGCCCTTCATGGCGTTCGCGAGGCTCCCGATGTCGACCACGCCGAGCTGCTCGTTCCGCCAGGGAATGGGGAGCGGATTGGACAGCTCGTCGCCGGTGGTCAGGTCCCGCAGGGTCTTGTGGTACTGGGGCGGGTTGCCCGTGGCCGCGTCCACGCCGAAATGCATGGCCTCGGGCTTCTGGTGGATGTCGACCGTCCTCACGTCGCCGTCGAAGAGGCACAGGAGCACGTTCGATGACAGCCGCTCCATGCGCACGATCGGAAGCGGCTGCACCGCGTCGGGGACGAAGTCCGCGTTGTCGATGACCTGGGAATAACCGTCCACCAGGAGGTTCGGCCAGCCCGACACCACGTCCGAGCGCATCAGGAAGCCCGAGAGGTTCCCGTAGGGCGTCGCCAGGGGGTTCTCCGCGTCCTGCGCCACGTCGCCGTCCGTCACCCGGCCGATGCTGAACGCGCCGTCCAGCAGGCACTCCACCCAGCGCGCATCCACCCGGAAGAACCGGATCGACTCGATGGGCAGGAACCGCTCGTCCGGCACCAGGTAGTTGAAGGGCACGTTCTTCAGGAGGGAGAGATCCGAGAACCAGGTGGAGATCGTCGGGGGTACTTGCGAATCGGTCTCGGGCGCGGTCAGCGGCAGGTGCTCCACGGCCTGCTCGGCGGCCTTGATGTTCTGGGCCTGGCCCTGCTTCCAGTCGTACAGGGCGAGGGCCACGCCCTGGTTCCGCAGGGTGAGCAGACGTCCCAGCTCCCAGGCCGCGGCGTACGAGGCGTCGAACATGCCGGTGCCCTGGTCGTAGCGGTACAGCTCATCGGCGTCGCGCACGGGCAGGTTCAGGAGGTCCGTCGTCTGGCCCGGCCGGAAGGGCCCATGGTACCAGGAGACGGTCTTGTCTCCCTCGCGCAGCCGGTGGCGCAGTGCCACGCTGCCCGTGGCGAGGGCCGCGTTCGCATCGGCGTTGCTCGAATTCGCGAGGCGGAACGTGTCGTGAGCCAGGTTCAGGAGGAGCTGGGAGAAGCTCTGCTTGTCGTCGAGGCACGAGAACTGGAAGTGTCGCAGGACGACCAGGCGGATCTTGTCGTCGTCCCCGGCGTTCTGGAAGTCGAACGTGTCGCCGCCGCTCGGGTAGCGCCCCTCCAGGGAGATCAGATACGCCGTGCTGCTCCCTCCATTCTGGGGCAGGCGGTTGGCGATCACCGTCGCGATCTCCTCGCCCGCGAGGTTGCCCGAGTCGTCCAAGGGCTGCCGCACGTGGGAGAGATAGGCGAGCTCACTCTTCAGGGGTAGCAGCTGGGAGAGGAGCCCCTTTTTCACGTCGATGACGGTGACCTTGTCGGTCGGCGCCTGACTGGGCTCGAGCTCGAACGCCGGGTAGCGCGCGGTGCTCGCGGGAGTGCTCTGGAGCTGGGACAGGGTGATGATCTGCGGCTGCGGCTTGTCATCCAGCGTGGGGAAATCCGAGTCTCGCAGGACCAGCAGGGCGAGCCAGGGCAGGCCGAGGTCCTGCTCATCCGGAGCGCGCTCCCAGGGCAGGGTGCTGCGCGTGAGCGAGATGTGCGCCAGCACGTTGTTGTGGTCGCCGAGGCTTGCATCGGGCGGGAACACGGCCGAGACGTCGCTCGCATCGAGCGTGGAGAACCGCTCTCCGGTGACGGCGAACGCCACCTCGCGCGAGTAGGTCTGGGCACTCGGGATCGTGTTGCTCTTCGTCGAGACGACCTGCTCGACCCGGATGCGGTAGGTCCCGCTCTCCATCGCGGGCTGGTGGTACTGGATGAACTCGACCTTGGGCATGACGGTCTGCTCCTGGTGTCGGCCAGCTCAATGGACCTGCGGCGCGATGATGAAGCTATCGGCGACGGCGTTGGCATCGAGCCGGATGTCGTCGGCGCCGAACCCCAGGGCCGCGAGCATCTGGCTCCGCTTGTCGTTCTTGCCGACCGTGTTGCGGAGGGTGTCCCTCCGCTGGGAGTCATTCTCGCTGTTGGCCTGGAAGGCGGGGACGGGGGTCCAGGCGTAGGCGCCGTTGACGCACATCGTGTCGTATTGCAGCGCCTCGTTGTCGATTCCCGCGGTCACGCCTGCCTTCGGCGGGTCCGCGGGCGTGATGCGGTAGCCGCTCAGCGGATCGGCACCGGTCGCCCCATCGACGACGAACTGGGGATCGTTGACCCCGGGAGGCTGGATCCGGTCCGAATGACCCGAGACCGTCGTGGCCACGCCCCACAGCGAGCTGGGCGCCTTCTGCGTGCTGGGCGTGAAGGCGAAGTGGCTCTCGACGGGCACGTCCTCGTCGCCGTAGGTGATCGTGATCCGGTGGGTGGACTGGAGATCGTCGGCATGGACGGCCATCGCGTAGATGCCGAAGTCCTGGCAGGCGCCTTCCGTTGGGAGCGCGGTATCGCCGCTCGACCCGCGGAGCCCCTGCTTGATCGGGACGAAAGAGCCCGTGTCGAGCGCGAACTCCTTCGGGTTGACCACGTACAGGGTGTCAGAGCCCTGGGTGAGCTGCCGCTCGAGGCCGGAGCTGACCGCGATGCTCACGACGTCGCTGTCCGCGGGCATGTACTGGTCCTGGAACGTGCTCCAGTCGATGGCCAGCGGGTAGCGCGACGATTGATCGCCGAACGAGACCGTGACGCCGACGAAGACGATCTTGAATTTGGCGTGGCCCCCGAAGTCGGGCCCCCAGATGTGCACGTCCACGCCCAGGTCGACGGGCCCGACGAATCCCACGCCAGCGCGGATCTCGACCCGGACCTCGAGGTCGTAATAGTACGGCTGCCAGGAGATGAGGAAATCACAGCTGGCGCTGAAGTCGCAGTAGAGCGAGCCGGCCTTGTAATGAATCTCCGCGCTGCCGCCGGCCATCATCGCGTGGGCGCAGAGCGCGAAGTAGCTGCTGCCCTTGAGGAACGTGTCCCCGTCGATCTGCCAGTTGATGCCCAGGCGAGGAACCGTGGGGTAGTGACTGGGGACGTTGAAGCGGGGGTGGTAGCCGCCCAGGGTGATGACGAAATCGCCCGCGTGCGCGCCGGAATACCAGGCGTAGAACGCGAAGCCGCCGGTCAGGTGGCAGCCCTTGCCGAAGATGTACGAGGCCGGATCGAGCTCGGCGATGACGCCGAAGAACCCATCCGACGGGATGAAGCTCGCCTCGAGCAGCATCCGCAGCTCGGCCAGCGGGCTCTTCACTTCCTCCCCGTGCGGGATGCACAGATCCGCGACGCCCAGGAGGTCCACCTCGAAGCGCGACCCCAGGTCGACGCTCAGGAGCGCGAAGCAGTCGACCATCTTGAAGGAGGAGAACTTCACGCCCACCGCGATGAAGCCCGCGCCGATGAGCGGGGGGATGTAGCTGTCGATCTTCAGCAGCTCGTTCTGGAGGATCTCCGCCTGGTTCGCGGTGTTGCTGATGTCCGGCAGATCTCCAGAGATGGCTTCGGCGACCAGGGGGAAGGTGGCGACGCCGTCGATGGGTGGAACGATCAGCGTGCGGTTCCAACCAAAGCCCGCCGACACGGCCTCCACCGACAGGAACGGCGGACCGCCGATGGGGATGTCGAGCACGGCGTAGAGGAACAGCGAGGGATTGCCGTCGATCTCCGCGTACGAGCCGATGGCGTGCAGGCCGAGCGCGTTGTCCTCGACCTGGACCTCGACCACGGCCTCGCCATCGTACTCATCGAAGGTGTGGTTGTTCTCGGTCACCTGCGTGTGCAGGAGCGAACCACCGATCTCGAGGCAGTCGTTCTTGTAGTCGAGGCTCAGGCCCTCGAGGTGGAAGGTGGGATCGAGCTTCGTCAGCGGTGAGCTGACCCCCAGCCCGTCGAGCGCGGCCGACAGGCCGGCGATGCTCAGCGAGGCATTCACCAGGAACCAGAGCTGATCGTCCTGGTACTGCATCCCCACCTTCTCGATGTGGACCGGACCGATGGACTTCTGGACCGAGTACCACGTCGCGCCGCTCGAGCCCCCCGAGCTCGCCACGATGGCGGACTTCGTGTCCGTCGACGGGACGACGTTGCCGTTGTCGTCCATCTTCACGGGCAGATCCACCTGCTGGACCGTGTCCCCGATCGTGATGGTGCCGCGAAAGGTCAGCCCTGAGTCGATGGCCTGGGGCAGGAGCTTCACGCCCTGCTGTTGGAACAGCGGGACGAGCGCGTTCACCTCGCCCTGATCGAAGGCCGCGGAGGCGATGGAGACGCCATAG
This is a stretch of genomic DNA from Archangium violaceum. It encodes these proteins:
- a CDS encoding DUF6603 domain-containing protein → MQSISSLKDLANPDLLPDLLGSGVQYTLQAQGGSKTLVLRATGPVQGGGSLRVAVTDCSGVDLSGVSALAQLVTGVDFGVIPAQIPLSSLLGLQSLTVVVDTRLAQVASLVVEVQSTSPWTLIPGTFALNALDISYTLAYPYGSSPTLSCYLLGKLNLNGILLDVILMLPSLELHCELEDGSVVDLKPLLDQLVPGLGLPGDWTITRLILGLDPRSLGWSFQCDVQQNWQLIPGVTLNDLGMNMAGTGSSPGSGGIDANFTLAGVQLFGSAQHPQNATGWLFSGGTRGDQQLPVGKLITELTSTFGVQVPNFVNSLVLTNLQATADTSDDTFSLTTTWDTLGQIDFDSYSNQTTFGKTGITSYTSPSGTSTNVKQLVASVSTSLANVVPDGLSVSLVDAAFADVSPQGSGKMLFEVDLNSGIDLSELPLIGQYFPSGETIKLTYGVSIASAAFDQGEVNALVPLFQQQGVKLLPQAIDSGLTFRGTITIGDTVQQVDLPVKMDDNGNVVPSTDTKSAIVASSGGSSGATWYSVQKSIGPVHIEKVGMQYQDDQLWFLVNASLSIAGLSAALDGLGVSSPLTKLDPTFHLEGLSLDYKNDCLEIGGSLLHTQVTENNHTFDEYDGEAVVEVQVEDNALGLHAIGSYAEIDGNPSLFLYAVLDIPIGGPPFLSVEAVSAGFGWNRTLIVPPIDGVATFPLVAEAISGDLPDISNTANQAEILQNELLKIDSYIPPLIGAGFIAVGVKFSSFKMVDCFALLSVDLGSRFEVDLLGVADLCIPHGEEVKSPLAELRMLLEASFIPSDGFFGVIAELDPASYIFGKGCHLTGGFAFYAWYSGAHAGDFVITLGGYHPRFNVPSHYPTVPRLGINWQIDGDTFLKGSSYFALCAHAMMAGGSAEIHYKAGSLYCDFSASCDFLISWQPYYYDLEVRVEIRAGVGFVGPVDLGVDVHIWGPDFGGHAKFKIVFVGVTVSFGDQSSRYPLAIDWSTFQDQYMPADSDVVSIAVSSGLERQLTQGSDTLYVVNPKEFALDTGSFVPIKQGLRGSSGDTALPTEGACQDFGIYAMAVHADDLQSTHRITITYGDEDVPVESHFAFTPSTQKAPSSLWGVATTVSGHSDRIQPPGVNDPQFVVDGATGADPLSGYRITPADPPKAGVTAGIDNEALQYDTMCVNGAYAWTPVPAFQANSENDSQRRDTLRNTVGKNDKRSQMLAALGFGADDIRLDANAVADSFIIAPQVH